Proteins found in one Miscanthus floridulus cultivar M001 chromosome 4, ASM1932011v1, whole genome shotgun sequence genomic segment:
- the LOC136552630 gene encoding uncharacterized protein, giving the protein MEGLIPFVIDAIRKSHERSGYRSVSSDGGSSRGGGSRRHLIDYSELPDAAAANVGVDRPSGTLHRRARSEYVETMAGRRNEEYARPAPMVAGPAYRRK; this is encoded by the coding sequence ATGGAAGGGCTGATCCCGTTCGTGATCGACGCGATCAGGAAGAGCCACGAGCGGAGCGGCTACCGCTCCGTCTCGTCGGACGGCGGCAGCTCCCGGGGCGGGGGCAGCAGGCGCCACCTCATCGACTACTCGGAGCTGCCCGACGCCGCCGCGGCGAACGTCGGCGTCGACAGGCCGTCCGGCACGCTGCACCGCCGCGCGCGGTCGGAGTACGTGGAGACGATGGCTGGGCGTCGCAACGAGGAGTACGCCAGGCCGGCGCCCATGGTCGCCGGACCGGCTTATCGCCGGAAATAA